A stretch of DNA from Granulicella pectinivorans:
AGACGTGGACACCGTACCCCCAAGCGCTCCATTGACCGAATTTCCCTCCGTTGTTGGGCCATGGAACGGCAAGGAGATTCCGTTGGATCCCGCCATCCTCCAGGTCCTCGGCAAGGGGTCGTTCCTCAACCGAACCTATTCACCCGACGAACTCACCTCTTCGCCGGCCACCCAATCCGTTCCCATCGGATTATTCATCGGCTACTTCCCGACTCAGCGCACCGGGCAGGCCATTCATTCCCCCCAAAACTGTCTTCCCGGCTCAGGCTGGACCTTTGACTCCAAAGACATAGCGGATCTGACATCATCCGACGGCAGTATCCATCACATCGGCGAATACATCATCTCCAACGGCAAGACCCGCGAAGAAGTCTTGTATTGGTATCACTCCCACGGTCGCGACATCGCCAGCGATTACAGCGCCAAGATGTACACCCTGCTCGACTCCATCCGTCTCAATCGCACGGATGCGGCACTCGTTCGCATCATCACACCGATACAGAGCGGAGAGAGCCGGCTCAGCGCCCATCGCCGCGCGATCAGCTTCGCAGAGCATCTCTCGCCCATTCTCCCCGCATTCATTCCAGA
This window harbors:
- a CDS encoding exosortase C-terminal domain/associated protein EpsI, producing MKQSARLFAILILLLLARGLIFVRGDVDTVPPSAPLTEFPSVVGPWNGKEIPLDPAILQVLGKGSFLNRTYSPDELTSSPATQSVPIGLFIGYFPTQRTGQAIHSPQNCLPGSGWTFDSKDIADLTSSDGSIHHIGEYIISNGKTREEVLYWYHSHGRDIASDYSAKMYTLLDSIRLNRTDAALVRIITPIQSGESRLSAHRRAISFAEHLSPILPAFIPD